In the Glycine max cultivar Williams 82 chromosome 6, Glycine_max_v4.0, whole genome shotgun sequence genome, atataataatattaattataacatCCCAAATTTACTAACCttggaaataaataataaagagacatttttttatgaaataacttaaatatttaattattaaaggcTATAATTGTCTTATATTAGGAACCAATGAGAACAAGATAATAGGACTTAAATTGGAAGGCAATGCTCAAGGTGGACCCAGACTCACCAAGCCACACACACCACATGTTTAAGTAGAAAAAGGAAGGGAAAGctagaaaaagtaaaagagaaaagCAAGAAGGAAAGATAGAGAAAATAAGGAGAATAAAAAGAATAGGAAAAGACGAAAAGTAAAGCAGAGATCAAAGACTAGTACCCAAAATGTAGATTTGATATCCCTAGTGTGAGtccttatttgttttttttatccatttccCCTATTTTTCCTCTTGAGCCCTAAGTGGGATTTTGGTGATTTGGACAAGATTAGGCTTGATTGAAGGGTGTTTAGGCATGATTGGAAGTTGGGCATTGATGTAAAAGTGTTGTTGGTCTGACTTAGTGTTTTTAGGAGTGATTGGGAGGTTTAGGAACAATTATGGGTTCGAGAGAACCCAAATTGTAAGGTGTAGTTTTTGTCGCAAGGCTTAagcgataattttttttagcttaaGTGAGATAATTTTTAGCTTAAGCTGCCTCTTGGTATCAGAGCTGGTAGTTTAGCTTAAGCGAGATATTTTCTAGTTTAAGCGTGAAATTTCACTTAAGTGAGGAAAAAGTCTGGTTTGAGTGAAGATTCTTCCTAAGAGTATATATGAGAGTATGACTTAACGAGAATGAGCCTATAGAATACAATAAGAGATTTTGATAGAAGGTGCTTAAAATGTTTATCataatatttgttgttttatgGAAACTAGTTGGCAACGAtagatttagaattttttttagtggggtaaaaaatagtttaatattttcttaaacaaaaaattatgtaagctttattaaaaatggtaataaaaaattaaagacagtaaaatttaaaaaaataaaatggataaaattagtatcaatttattctctgttttattttttttttacaactattTATATTCATCTTATTAAACAAATTATCTTGTGgagacaaaatatattttttaggggcaaaattttttttattacatatatataaatagataaataattctTGCGGGGGCAATTACCCCCCACAATGGTGTATGTGCATTCGCCAATGCTACTTGGTGATTGAATAATAATGTTGTGGCATGTTGATGTTCATAAATGTACATATATAAGAGAACATTTGTATAATCTGATTTTTGTTATACTTTTCTGGTTATTATATGcctcattttttaaatgtataaagTTTAGTTTTATTCCCCTTCCCTTGTTTGgaatttatttaagttatgtGCATGAATGAGTCCAATTTAGGGATATTATGTAATTACATTGTAAAAAGATATTATGCTAGATAAAGAAGTGATGTGCACCCTAATggacaattttaaaaaagaaagtgtTATGCACATTTTTATCTAATGTCATATTGAACTAAGATTCTAGTTAGTAGTTAAAAGATAATGATATTTAGGTGTTTTAAAGTATTAGTGGCCTTAGAGATGATTAAGGTAATCAATTCTAGATACTTAATTAAATGTTAAGGTATGATTCAAGGacatgaaaataataatgagaTGGGATAATAGTTGTGAGATAGACtgtttaagaaaagaaaatgaatcttaaaaaaaaaaaaagaaatcatgagagttaaaaaaatgatttatgaaaTAGAAAGTCAacctaaaaattttaaaacattcacttatatattatatctcATTCGTTCTAATTGCATGTTTTTACAAGTTAAACAAGTGAACATGCTCAAAGGAAGAGCTTGAAACATGAAGTTGCTTGCATATGAAAGAATATGTTCATAATTTTGTATCTCCCAATATATGAAAGTTAATTTATGTTTAggtatttttcttatgttttataCGACACATATAAGTGTTAAAGAACTTTGTATAATATTCTTTATggtgttattttaattatcagcaaaattaataatattctacatcaattacacaatagaaaaataaaaaatcaacccTCGCGTGATTACGTGAACAACGTCAAGGACATGcttgaaaaaattattgagaatcTTAAGTGATAAAATTACGTGAACACATACTTAAATCAGAAGCAGTTTTCCTGGACCTGATAATCGCAATGATTCAAGTAACACATGAGAATCTTAAGACATCTTGAAAGAGTACCCATGCTTATATAGGTCCAAGAAGATTCAAACCCAGACTTATACAGAAGGCAAAAATCTTCTTTCACATGCTTTGATCATCTCATGTGTCAACATCCTGTTGGGATTTGCACTATTAAATTATGtagtacataattttttaaaaaaatgatactaAATATTTTCATGATGTAATTTAAGGAattacaagtaaaaaaaatattctaaaaaatattgttaatataCTTCTACTGTATTCTTAATaaaagaagtatttttttttaattttttaaaattattcttaagacACGTGTTAACAGAACCTTAAAAAAGAATTACTTGGAGATGGgaacaaaatatcttaatttttaacaattattctcactaattgtttattaagaataattttcctCGTAGAACCTAAACAATCTAAATTGTCTACGTGACTTTAAAAATCAAGAGGCAAAATAGAAAAGCTTATTATGCGACTCCAAAAATTAAGAGACTAATTAGAAAACTAATGATATTTAAAAGGATCTAATAGAAAATTGGTGATATTTTAAaggatgaaaattgaaaaacacaTTTCAGCCAAAGAAAATATTACAAGCTAGAAAGAAgggaagtaaaaagaaaaaagaaaaccacataaaaaaagaagaagtaaaacTAATGTGAAGCATAATGAAACTTTTGGTTCAACAACTAATGACCTACCACAAACTCTACTCTCAATGTTCTAACACATCTGACCCCAAAAAGTTGCTCAACTTTGTCTCAAGAGGAGAGGGTCTATGACAGTATTAATGGAATGCAACAGAAGAATTATGTATATAATCATTGCAATGAAACCAGCTATTAAAGCTCTTGTCACTTGATCACAATATTTGGGGACTGAGCCACATATTGGTAGCCAACCTGCATCACTGTTTCCTTTCTTTCCCACCTGAGCTATAGCCAAAGATGCAGAGAAGCTTGAGACGACTAACATGGTGAACAGCTACACATAAAATGAACCAGTTGATAACACTTGTTAAAATTTGACTCATCATCTATAATATGAAGtgctaatattataaaataaaatatttgtccaTATTAATATAATCTCATTTGGTGAGATGATAAGTAACATAGATCATACAATGTCATTTAGTTCGATTAAcatgtatattaaattttcaaaatactaaaatttattttcagaatTTCGAATCAAACGATTATTACTTGGCAATTTATAATACATCTATCCTCTAGGGAAGCCAACTCCTCCAAGTGAATAGTCCAATTCAATCTTTAGTTTAATGATTTATGATGTAAAATGTCAGCTCAAGGTGTAATCATATATGGATTAGTGTTGGGAAAACTCGGACTTTCCCACTTCGTGAAGTTAAGATAGACACTTAATAATTAAAGGTAGTAATGGGAACACACGATTATCATTCTCCAATATGCAGATTCTTCTACTATACAAAGTGATAGTAGGGTTACAAGGATGTGTTTACAAAATTGACTACTCTATGGTGGCTCACTCAAGCTTGAGGATAGAGACTTTTCaagctatttatcttctctctcaaaGAGGCTCTTTCCCACTCTAAGAAGTGGATTCACTCTTTTTTGTCTTAGATGGATAGGAATGAAGGCTCCTACCCTTATTTATACTACTCCACCTCACAATGAATGGTGGAGATTACTTGTATCTTAGGTGGAGATGAATTCTCTAAGNNNNNNNNNNNNNNNNNNNNNNNNNNNNNNNNNNNNNNNNNNNNNNNNNNNNNNNNNNNNNNNNNNNNNNNNNNNNNNNNNNNNNNNNNNNNNNNNNNNNNNNNNNNNNNNNNNNNNNNNNNNNNNNNNNNNNNNNNNNNNNNNNNNNNNNNNNNNNNNNNNNNNNNNNNNNNNNNNNNNNNNNNNNNNNNNNNNNNNNNNNNNNNNNNNNNNNNNNNNNNNNNNNNNNNNNNNNNNNNNNNNNNNNNNNNNNNNNNNNNNNNNNNNNNNNNNNNNNNNNNNNNNNNNNNNNNNNNNNNNNNNNNNNNNNNNNNNNNNNNNNNNNNNNNNNNNNNNNNNNNNNNNNNNNNNNNNNNNNNNNNNNNNNNNNNNNNNNNNNNNNNNNNNNNNNNNNNNNNNNNNNNNNNNNNNNNNNNNNNNNNNNNNNNNNNNNNNNNNNNNNNNNNNNNNNNNNNNNNNNNNNNNNNNNNNNNNNNNNNNNNNNNNNNNNNNNNNNNNNNNNNNNNNNNNNNNNNNNNNNNNNNNNNNNNNNNNNNNNNNNNNNNNNNNNNNNNNNNNNNNNNNNNNNNNNNNNNNNNNNNNNNNNNNNNNNNNNNNNTTCTGCACTTTTCCAGAAAGTTCTAGAATTTTCTAGAACCTCTCCAATTAAGGAGGGATCCCAATAATTAGAGAACCCTGAAATTGGTTGAGTGAAGAAAAATATGGTCTCACATCATCTGACACGTAGAAGGTTCAAATATTCACTCATCTCGTTTCCTTGGGTGAGGTAAGTGGAAGAATatttgtaagtattttttaatccGAACTCCCGAAGGCTTACCCTGTCTTGGAAGAGGGGCACCATgttgttctaaatttttaactaaaaaaaaataaaatggattgGAGTTTCTTTCCTTCAATTTCGAAAgagatgaaatatttaattcatgacaaaattcaagatttttcttagtattttatgcttttttatgcGAGTTTGATTATGGGTTGGATGCTATTGATTAATCACACTAATGTATTGCATGTGCACTTGAGACACACAACTAACATAAAAAAGAGGTTTTAGAGCATTTACCAAATCCAAGGCCACCACTAATTTCCATAGCAAGCTTTTTGCAGGAAGAAAGAGCACCAAAAATCCATAGACAGTGATAACAGAATATGCAGTCACAAAGTACCtagatagaattttttttaatcagttttCACCATTAAGGAAACTAAAAATTTGTTGaacaaaaatgattaaaattacacGCACCAGAAGACACTTACTTGAAGGCAGGGGAATTGGTGTATTTTGCTTCAAAGGTCACTGTGAAGATGGTAGCTGTCTCATGGCTAGTAGCCATCAAAATCACCGCTGCAAGCGTTGCCAAGAAGACCAAGAACCTTAACAGAAGATGGCATGCCTTCCTAGTCTTGTCCATGGATTCCACAAAAAAAACCAAAGAGTAAAAAGTTGGTGCAATGAAACTCTTCAAGGATAtggttaaatttaaaaatgaagtgTTGAAATTTCAAGGATGCTGAGGGAGTTAGGAAAGAAAACAATAGGGTAGTAATGCACTGAAATTATAGTACATCTTTGTGTTGTGTTAGGTGAAATTCTTATATGTCTCCTCACAGTTTATGCCACCGtcttgtaacatttttttttcttctagtttTGCTGCTGTGTCCCCCTTCTTCCGAGGAGTGCATGTAATTATATAAGCAATTCCAATTTTATCTTGGTATTTGCACTTGATCAAGTTATGTGTTACAAAGGTAATTGTAGGCTTATTCTAATTTACTTAATCAAAGCAATAAAGTAGATAAAAGAGAACCAATATAAATTCCATTCATTTCTTATTCATTCTTGCCCTAAAGGAGAAATACATTTATATAaatctaattaatattaatcaatAGATATTATTCATTTATGTGACAAcatctaattatttataataaaaataaaaataataatacaaatataaattatattttatataatctcTTAGCCATTTAATTTTGAGAGTGTATTTGAGTCTTATTCTCATCCTAATATTATGTGTACAGAGAAAAAGTTATATTAGTTTTTATGTCCTTTTCAGTTTCATTTACTTCTTTGCATGAATAATATTTAGTAAGATACCAAATAAAGCAGGTGAAAATTTTCCAACCTAAACACAAAGctaaattgttttaatattcttattgtGTCCTTTCTTTTGtgtctttttgttttcctttcaattgGTTCACTTAGCAAGAAAGGTTGCTCCCTTTTCAGCAGTCAACACTTGCTGCTTCTCGACAGTAATGTTAATTTCTAGCACTGTTTGGTACCAAAAAAACTGTGCAAAAAGTGACCAAGGCGTTAATTTGAGTAATTTGGTTTTACATTACCATTCACGCGGTAGAAGTAGAAGAAAATTCCAATTAAATTTACGTGTGAGAATTTtgtattatatacatatatatttacagATTGTTTGCTAAAAAATTTCCATatcaataacaaaatttaaatttacattcttataaaatatgagtttatttttatgatgtAGCATTGTTTTATGGGCATTGTGCTCCAACACTTGGTAGAAGGCACCGTTCATCATCAGATTTCCGACCAAAATTCTTAACATCATAGCAGCTTCATCAGAGGCTTAGTTTTCTTTACCAGGAAGGTTATAAAGTTGGTTGAAGGATAAAAgaagatgaaagagaaaaaaaggttcTACATTTGATTTCTCCACTAATAAAACACTAAcaattactaattaaaatttgtaaaaaacaaaatactggggagaaatttgtaaaaaacaagttaattttaaaaataatttaataataaactaatttttaaattttataatttaatatcaatttaattctaaaaaatataatttttaaactttataacaTCATACATTTAGCAATTAACACTTATTTATTGTTCTTATTAcacattcaaaaattaaatttatatttttttcatttttaaaaaactaatttgtcACACCATCTTACATCTTGTGAACCAATTTGACTGTTAAAATGATCTTTTAACCTATAGTGTCTTATGTCGATGAACCCAATCCCAAATCTCACAAATGCTATCGGTACCCATCAGGATTGCTATTGCTACTTCTTCAATCTTCATCGAGAAGAGTCTTCCAACACAACATCATCCCAAGAATAATCGCAACAATAACCCACAACACTTCCCACCTCACCTCTCTCAAATTCAACCCTCTACGCGCCTTCCTCCCCTTCACCTCACGCCCCTCCACCCCTGTATCCCTCTTCATCGGCATTGTGGAGGAAATGGGCACCATCAAGCATCTTGGCACCTCCCCACATGGCAGCTTCGACCTCAAAATCACGGCCTCCACCGCCCTCCATGGTGTCAACCTCGGTGACAACATCGTCGTCAACGATACGTGCCTCACCGTCACAGAATTCGACGTCAAAGTCTTTGACTTCATGGTGGGGATGTTGCCGGAGACGCTTCGGAAAACCTCCCTCTCGAAATTAGAACCTGATACGACGGTGAACCTGGAGCGGGCGATTATCCAATCGAGTCGCATGGGCGAGCAATTcgatataatattaatagtgaataacaaaatctataaataaattaatgataatatgaaagaacatgaattgaatttggagaaaaaaatagtttctgGAAAATTCTCCTTGTGCAATATTGTGCATtgatcaatcaatcaaaaaagATTACAAGAGTTGCTATATATACAAGCAAAGCTATGGTTAGGAAGATAACTAATTAACTAACTAAGAAGGTAAGTCAATAACTAACTAACAGAATGAGTTATTAactaaaagactaaaaagaaatacaaatgACAGAGAAATCATCTAATCCTAATACCCCCTCTCAAGGTGGGCAATgtatatcagcaagttgatatCTAGAAGGAACATGAGACAAGAGAATGAGGCCTTCATGAATCTTGATTCGAATCAAATGATAATCCACTTTAATGTGCTTTGTTCTCTCATGAAAAGATGAATTCTTTGCAAGCTGAATTGTAGATTCATTATCAGAAAAAATGCAAAAAGGAACAAGAATGGAGAGATGAAGATTATCACAAAGATACTTTATCCATTGTAATTCAGAGGCAAGAGAAGCAAGAACTCTATACTCAGGTTCAATAGAGCTCCTGGAAACTGTTGATTGCTTCTTAGCCTTCCAAGAGATCAAGGAATTACCAAGAAAAATACAATAGCCAGTGACTGACTTGTGACTAACTAGGACATGTAGCCCAATCAGGATTAGAGAA is a window encoding:
- the LOC100785320 gene encoding CASP-like protein 1C2, which gives rise to MDKTRKACHLLLRFLVFLATLAAVILMATSHETATIFTVTFEAKYTNSPAFKYFVTAYSVITVYGFLVLFLPAKSLLWKLVVALDLLFTMLVVSSFSASLAIAQVGKKGNSDAGWLPICGSVPKYCDQVTRALIAGFIAMIIYIILLLHSINTVIDPLLLRQS